The following coding sequences are from one Diospyros lotus cultivar Yz01 chromosome 7, ASM1463336v1, whole genome shotgun sequence window:
- the LOC127806331 gene encoding uncharacterized protein LOC127806331, translated as MARQILLRHRSSLNRMQPLLSPRAGSGRCGGRIGEVAGGTAAECAAVCCCCPCGLVNLLVLTVYRLPAGLCRRALQRKRQRQLMKRGHTLPPRRRCECGCDDTELQIHPVAGGCCSMSPSAEMAVKALQMDQDVIRLEKEMWDQFYGTGFWRSPSQRSDIINLN; from the coding sequence ATGGCGAGGCAGATCCTTCTCCGTCACCGATCGTCGCTCAACCGGATGCAGCCGCTGCTGTCTCCGCGCGCCGGCTCCGGAAGATGCGGCGGCCGGATTGGGGAGGTGGCGGGGGGGACGGCGGCGGAATGCGCCGCCGTGTGCTGCTGCTGCCCGTGCGGGCTGGTCAACCTGCTCGTCCTGACGGTGTACAGGCTGCCGGCGGGGCTCTGCCGGAGAGCCTTGCAGCGGAAGCGGCAACGACAGCTGATGAAGAGGGGGCACACGTTGCCTCCGCGGCGGCGGTGCGAGTGCGGCTGCGACGACACGGAGCTGCAGATCCACCCGGTCGCCGGCGGGTGCTGCAGCATGTCCCCATCGGCGGAAATGGCGGTGAAGGCCCTCCAAATGGACCAAGACGTGATTCGGTTGGAGAAGGAAATGTGGGATCAGTTCTACGGCACCGGTTTCTGGAGAAGCCCGTCTCAGAGGAGCGACATTATTAACCTAAATTAA
- the LOC127805500 gene encoding sucrose-phosphatase 2 gives MDWLKGSARLMIVSDLDHTMVDHHDSENLSLLRFNALWEAYYRYDSLLVFSTGRSPTLYKQLRKEKPMLTPDITIMSVGTEITYGNSMVPDEGWVEFLNQKWDRTIVMEETRKFSELTLQAETEQRPHKVSFYVQKEKAQEVMKALSAQLEKRGLDVKIIYSGGMDLDILPQGAGKGQALAYLHKKFKTEGKLPKNTLVCGDSGNDAELFSIPEVYGVMVSNAQEELLQWHAENAKDNPKVIHATERCAAGIIQAIGHFNLGASTSPRDVSHSLNSVSENSGPGHEIVKFFLFLERWRRGEMEFSEAYLSGLKAHSLPSFVFVHPSGIEQSIPDFTNAWRRSYGDKQGKEYRVWVDQALPTEIGPDIWLLKFSKWELSGQERRGSIATALLSSKDHSPSEGFSWVHLHQTGLDEAGASHYYADWLC, from the exons ATGGATTGGCTTAAAGGATCTGCAAGGCTCATGATAGTTTCAGATCTCGACCATACAAtg GTTGACCATCATGATTCCGAGAACCTGTCTCTGCTTAGGTTCAATGCATTGTGGGAAGCATATTATCGTTATGATTCTCTGCTTGTATTCTCAACTGGAAGGTCCCCTACACTTTACAAGCAGCTAAGGAAGGAGAAGCCAATGCTAACCCCAGATATAACCATAATGTCTGTGGGAACTGAGATAACATATGGCAATTCAATGGTGCCTGATGAAGGTTGGGTTGAATTCTTAAACCAGAAATGGGATAGGACCATAGTTATGGAGGAAACCAGAAAATTTTCTGAACTTACTCTCCAG GCAGAAACAGAGCAACGGCCACACAAGGTCAGCTTCTACGTTCAGAAAGAAAAGGCTCAGGAAGTAATGAAAGCTCTGTCTGCCCAGTTGGAAAAACGAGGG TTGgatgttaaaataatttacagTGGAGGGATGGATTTGGATATATTGCCACAAGGTGCTGGCAAAGGCCAAGCCCTTGCTTATTTGCACAAAAAATTCAAGACAGAGGGGAAGTTACCCAAAAACACTCTTGTTTGTGGCGATTCTGGCAATGATGCCGAATTATTCAGCATTCCAGAAGTATATGGTGTAATG GTAAGTAATGCCCAGGAAGAATTGTTGCAGTGGCATGCTGAAAATGCCAAGGATAACCCTAAAGTAATCCATGCAACTGAGAGGTGTGCAGCAGGCATCATACAAGCCATTGGACATTTTAACCTTGGCGCAAGCACATCTCCAAGAGATGTTTCACACTCCTTGAACTCTGTTTCTGAAAACAGTGGACCTGGACATGAAATAGTAAAATTCTTCTTGTTTCTTGAGAGATGGAGGCGTGGAGAAATGGAATTTTCAGAGGCCTATTTGTCCGGTCTGAAAGCACACAGC CTGCCATCCTTTGTGTTTGTTCATCCATCTGGCATTGAGCAATCTATTCCTGACTTCACAAATGCATGGAGAAGGTCCTATGGGGATAAACAAGGGAAGGAATATCGAGTATGGGTTGATCAGGCTTTACCTACAGAGATTGGCCCAGACATATGGCTACTGAAGTTCTCTAAGTGGGAGTTATCAG GTCAAGAACGACGCGGTAGCATAGCCACAGCTTTACTGAGTTCAAAG GATCATAGTCCTTCGGAAGGGTTTTCATGGGTGCACCTGCATCAGACCGGGTTGGATGAAGCCGGAGCAAGCCATTATTATGCCGACTGGCTCTGTTAG